Proteins encoded within one genomic window of Trueperaceae bacterium:
- a CDS encoding cytochrome c oxidase assembly protein, which produces MTSAVLLYLGGVARAWRRAGIGRGISWGRAIAGSLGFIALGIALSPPLEALSALLFSAHMAQHLLLVLVAAPLLVAGVPLLALLWLLPSGRRRTVTMTLKRSRAGGLLWMSATHPVVAWSAFVLLLWLWHLPSVYEAALTRGSVHVIEHASLTGAAMLFWWVLLQPLGRRRLAPIAAPLFLFLATLQGGVLGAMITLSPEPWYDQYRRIAQVQGYSAATDQQLAGLLMWIPPSAVYLGVASWMLYRSLTASRAGHGLSDPRPAARLNALLALGVGLSMLGAAAVKRTLT; this is translated from the coding sequence GTGACGTCGGCTGTCCTCCTCTACCTGGGTGGCGTGGCTCGCGCCTGGCGTCGGGCCGGGATCGGCAGGGGTATCTCCTGGGGCCGGGCGATCGCAGGATCCCTGGGCTTCATCGCCTTGGGCATCGCCCTGAGTCCTCCTTTGGAGGCGCTGTCGGCCCTCCTCTTCTCTGCCCACATGGCCCAGCACCTCCTCCTGGTGCTGGTGGCAGCTCCGCTGCTGGTGGCAGGCGTACCGCTGCTGGCGCTGCTTTGGCTTCTGCCGTCGGGCCGGCGCCGGACCGTAACGATGACTCTGAAGAGGAGCCGGGCAGGCGGCCTCTTGTGGATGAGCGCCACTCATCCGGTGGTCGCCTGGAGCGCGTTCGTGCTGCTGCTCTGGCTCTGGCACCTGCCTTCCGTCTACGAGGCAGCGCTGACCAGAGGTAGCGTCCACGTCATCGAGCACGCCTCGCTCACAGGGGCAGCCATGCTCTTCTGGTGGGTGCTGCTCCAGCCGCTGGGGCGGCGGCGTCTGGCCCCGATCGCCGCGCCGCTGTTCCTCTTCCTGGCCACCCTCCAGGGCGGCGTACTGGGAGCGATGATCACGTTATCGCCCGAACCCTGGTACGACCAGTACCGGCGTATCGCCCAGGTTCAAGGCTACTCGGCCGCAACCGACCAGCAACTGGCAGGACTGCTCATGTGGATCCCCCCGTCGGCCGTATACCTGGGGGTCGCAAGCTGGATGCTCTACCGCAGCCTGACCGCTTCCCGAGCCGGGCACGGGCTCAGCGATCCGCGGCCCGCCGCCCGGCTCAACGCGCTTCTCGCCCTCGGCGTCGGACTGTCGATGCTCGGCGCCGCGGCGGTGAAGCGAACGCTCACCTGA
- a CDS encoding DNA-3-methyladenine glycosylase I → MTPAAEKIQANASSYCDIAPGHPYHGPYHDEEYGFPVAEDDVLFERLVLEINQAGLSWLTVLRKREAFRAAFDGFSLERVADYGAVERERLLGDAGIIRNRLKVDAAIENARRILGLREEYGSFKGWLDAHHPLRHDEWTKLFRATFRFTGGEIVGEFLMSTGYLPGAHRTDCPVAARILELSPPWTRRP, encoded by the coding sequence ATGACCCCGGCTGCCGAGAAGATCCAGGCGAACGCCTCCAGCTACTGCGACATCGCGCCCGGGCATCCGTACCACGGCCCCTATCACGACGAGGAGTACGGTTTCCCCGTTGCCGAGGACGACGTGCTGTTCGAGCGGCTCGTGTTGGAGATCAATCAGGCGGGCCTATCCTGGCTCACCGTGCTGCGGAAGCGGGAGGCGTTCAGAGCAGCCTTCGATGGCTTCTCTCTGGAACGGGTCGCCGATTACGGGGCGGTCGAGCGCGAGCGACTGCTCGGCGACGCCGGGATCATCCGTAACCGGCTGAAGGTCGACGCCGCCATCGAGAACGCCCGCCGGATACTAGGGTTGCGTGAGGAGTACGGCTCGTTCAAAGGGTGGCTGGACGCTCATCACCCACTTCGACACGACGAGTGGACGAAGCTGTTCCGCGCGACGTTCCGTTTCACAGGGGGAGAGATAGTGGGCGAGTTCCTGATGAGCACGGGTTACCTGCCTGGAGCGCACCGGACCGACTGCCCGGTCGCCGCGCGTATCCTCGAGCTCTCCCCGCCTTGGACGCGGCGCCCCTGA
- the rpsF gene encoding 30S ribosomal protein S6 codes for MPSQGVYDLNLILDPNLSEQQLQTEKDAVAAQVERVGGEVVDVDEWGSRRLAYPIRKLNEGYYIIYRLNLSGETPKAIEAALRQRDNVMRVLVVKDRPEWRTRKPAAPQEAQATD; via the coding sequence ATGCCGAGCCAAGGTGTATACGATCTCAACCTCATCCTCGACCCGAACCTCAGTGAACAGCAGCTTCAGACGGAGAAGGACGCCGTCGCCGCTCAGGTCGAGCGTGTCGGAGGGGAGGTCGTGGATGTCGACGAGTGGGGCTCCCGACGGCTTGCCTATCCGATACGCAAGCTGAACGAGGGGTACTACATCATCTATCGCCTAAACCTGTCTGGCGAAACGCCCAAGGCGATCGAAGCGGCCCTGAGACAGCGTGATAACGTCATGCGAGTGCTGGTCGTGAAGGATCGTCCGGAGTGGAGGACGAGAAAGCCCGCCGCTCCCCAGGAAGCACAAGCAACCGATTGA
- the hemG gene encoding protoporphyrinogen oxidase, whose translation MGFVSFDVAVVGGGVAGLSAAFEIRRRRPDWSIKVLEREEVAGGKVRSSSSGGFTFDWGPNGFQPSQATFDLISLLGLEEELIEASPRARKRYLYRAGGLRPVPLKPQEFLSSELLSPAGKVRALLEPFLAGTPPSGEETVFAFAARHFGPEAARSLASPMVLGVAAGDARQLSVDALFPRIRQLEREHGSLLKGMAKMQRASRGAGRPASAALYSFAPGSMGTLTAELARQLGESVVAGAEVESLKWAADSGFELTLAGGERLAAARVVLSTPAFVSADLLHPLLPAAAAPLRQIPYADVTVFALAFGRVDVPHALDGFGFLVPRGEGVRSLGVIWTSALFEGSAPPGTVLLRVIAGGSVDPAFASLDEAEALAAVRRDLRLTMGITAEPLMSETVRIPRAIPQYLPGHLSRIGEALAAVRSMPGLALAGNALSGVAVNDCIRDAQRVADEVTGS comes from the coding sequence GTGGGGTTCGTGAGTTTCGACGTCGCAGTTGTTGGTGGGGGAGTAGCGGGGCTCAGCGCCGCCTTCGAGATCAGGCGGAGGCGCCCGGACTGGTCGATCAAGGTGCTGGAGAGAGAAGAGGTCGCAGGCGGGAAGGTTCGCTCGAGCAGCTCCGGCGGTTTCACGTTCGACTGGGGTCCGAACGGCTTCCAGCCTTCCCAGGCGACGTTCGACCTCATATCCCTGCTGGGTCTGGAAGAGGAGCTCATCGAGGCCTCGCCGCGGGCGCGCAAACGTTATCTCTACCGCGCTGGCGGCCTGCGACCGGTACCGCTCAAGCCCCAGGAGTTCCTTTCGAGCGAACTCCTCTCCCCCGCCGGCAAGGTTCGGGCGCTGCTGGAGCCCTTCCTGGCGGGAACACCTCCTTCCGGCGAGGAGACGGTTTTCGCTTTCGCAGCCCGCCACTTCGGCCCTGAGGCGGCCCGCTCGCTGGCCTCTCCGATGGTCCTCGGGGTCGCCGCCGGCGACGCCCGGCAGCTGAGCGTCGACGCTCTCTTCCCCAGGATCAGGCAACTGGAGCGCGAGCACGGCAGCCTCCTCAAGGGGATGGCGAAGATGCAACGGGCTTCGAGAGGAGCCGGCAGACCGGCGAGCGCGGCCCTCTACAGTTTCGCTCCAGGATCGATGGGAACCCTCACTGCCGAGCTGGCCCGGCAGTTGGGGGAGAGCGTCGTCGCAGGCGCCGAGGTCGAATCTTTGAAGTGGGCTGCGGACTCCGGGTTCGAGCTGACGCTGGCAGGGGGAGAGAGGCTGGCAGCGGCCCGCGTCGTCCTCTCTACCCCCGCCTTCGTGAGCGCCGACCTGCTGCACCCGCTCTTGCCCGCGGCAGCCGCCCCACTGCGGCAGATCCCCTACGCCGACGTCACCGTCTTCGCCCTCGCGTTCGGTCGCGTCGACGTGCCGCACGCTCTGGACGGCTTCGGCTTCCTCGTTCCGCGCGGCGAAGGGGTCAGGAGCCTGGGCGTCATATGGACCTCCGCGCTCTTCGAGGGGAGCGCCCCGCCGGGAACGGTACTGCTGCGGGTCATCGCGGGCGGCAGCGTCGATCCGGCCTTCGCCAGCTTGGACGAGGCCGAGGCCTTGGCAGCGGTACGCCGCGACCTTCGCCTCACCATGGGCATCACAGCAGAGCCGCTGATGAGCGAGACCGTTCGCATCCCGCGCGCCATCCCGCAGTACCTGCCGGGCCATCTCTCCAGGATCGGCGAGGCGCTCGCCGCCGTACGGTCCATGCCCGGACTCGCGCTCGCCGGGAACGCCTTGAGCGGCGTGGCGGTGAACGACTGCATACGGGACGCCCAGCGGGTGGCGGATGAGGTGACCGGCAGCTAG
- a CDS encoding GMC family oxidoreductase, producing MTVVHPKVDVVTMGAGWTAAIIAWKLTNAGRSVVSLEQGPTRYADPDFAWNHDSLRYSVRKAMMQNISEETWTWRPDSRSPSLPMRRFGAFHPGQGVGGSAAHWSAMLWRFTPYDFNYRSYYVERYGEEKLPEGSTVRDWPVSYEELEPYYDAFEYDIGASGRSGNLRGELIPGGNPFEGPRSRPFPNPPLDSTIPSYIFADAARGLGYHPFPQPSGILSRAYTDPFGRTRSSCLYCGFCTRFGCEVDAKSTGITTHTPLALQSGRYRIRAHAKVIGVETNDQGLATGLTYVDQLTGEEHFQPAEVVVLAGYTLSNVRMLLLSRSREHPDGIGNDRGQLGMNCTHQIWDSPATGVFEGRRFNLYMGNTSTLQVIYDFYGNAIDHGEVDFIGGSSAFSTIGEREPVTSVGGMPVTGGKRWGREWKEAMRRNWDSYVPVTIQGESPAYRWFYYDLDPNYKDVYGQPLLRYTFDWTDNERNLYRFMRDRTAQILREMGPTSSSTKDEMPDYNIHTYNSTHMTGGAIMGRDPGDSVTNKYGQVWDTPNVFVTGAALYPQNPAANPTGTLAALAYMTGDAMSRRYFDDPAELLT from the coding sequence ATGACGGTCGTCCATCCGAAAGTCGACGTAGTAACCATGGGCGCCGGCTGGACCGCAGCCATCATCGCCTGGAAGCTCACCAACGCCGGTCGCAGCGTCGTTTCCCTCGAACAGGGCCCCACCCGCTACGCCGATCCCGACTTCGCCTGGAATCACGACAGCCTGCGCTACTCGGTCCGCAAGGCGATGATGCAGAACATCAGCGAGGAGACCTGGACCTGGCGGCCCGACAGCCGCTCCCCCTCACTGCCGATGAGGCGCTTCGGCGCCTTCCATCCAGGTCAGGGGGTAGGGGGATCCGCGGCTCACTGGTCCGCGATGCTCTGGCGCTTCACCCCGTACGACTTCAACTACCGCTCCTACTACGTCGAGCGGTACGGCGAGGAGAAGCTGCCGGAGGGGAGCACGGTAAGGGATTGGCCGGTCAGCTACGAGGAACTGGAGCCTTACTACGACGCCTTCGAGTACGACATCGGCGCCTCGGGCAGGTCCGGCAATCTGCGCGGTGAGCTTATACCGGGCGGCAACCCGTTCGAGGGCCCTCGCAGCCGGCCCTTCCCCAATCCTCCGCTGGATTCGACCATCCCTTCCTACATCTTCGCCGACGCCGCCCGCGGCCTCGGATACCACCCCTTCCCGCAACCCTCGGGGATCCTGTCGCGGGCTTACACCGACCCGTTCGGTCGGACCCGGAGCAGCTGTCTCTACTGCGGTTTCTGCACCCGCTTCGGCTGCGAAGTCGACGCCAAGTCGACCGGCATCACCACGCATACCCCGTTGGCCCTCCAGAGCGGCCGTTACCGTATCAGGGCCCATGCCAAGGTCATCGGGGTCGAAACGAACGACCAAGGGTTGGCGACCGGGCTGACCTACGTGGACCAGCTCACCGGCGAGGAGCATTTCCAGCCGGCCGAAGTGGTGGTCCTCGCGGGCTACACGCTGAGCAACGTGCGGATGCTGCTGCTCTCCCGCTCCCGCGAGCATCCGGACGGGATCGGCAACGACCGCGGCCAGTTGGGCATGAACTGCACCCACCAGATCTGGGACAGCCCCGCTACCGGTGTCTTCGAGGGCCGTCGTTTCAACCTCTACATGGGCAACACCTCGACGCTCCAGGTCATCTACGACTTCTACGGCAACGCCATAGACCACGGCGAGGTCGACTTCATCGGCGGCTCCTCGGCCTTCTCTACGATCGGTGAGCGGGAACCGGTCACTTCGGTGGGAGGGATGCCGGTCACCGGTGGCAAGCGGTGGGGGCGTGAGTGGAAGGAGGCCATGAGGCGCAACTGGGACTCGTACGTGCCGGTGACCATCCAGGGCGAAAGTCCCGCCTACCGCTGGTTCTATTACGACCTCGACCCGAACTACAAGGACGTCTACGGTCAGCCTCTCCTGCGCTACACCTTCGATTGGACCGACAACGAGCGCAACCTCTACCGCTTCATGCGCGATCGCACAGCCCAGATCCTGCGGGAGATGGGTCCGACCAGCAGCAGCACCAAAGATGAGATGCCCGACTACAACATCCACACCTACAACAGCACCCACATGACCGGCGGAGCGATCATGGGGCGAGATCCTGGCGATTCGGTGACCAACAAGTACGGGCAGGTCTGGGACACGCCGAACGTTTTCGTTACCGGGGCGGCTCTATACCCGCAGAACCCGGCCGCCAATCCCACCGGCACCCTGGCCGCGCTCGCCTATATGACAGGTGACGCGATGAGCCGACGCTACTTCGACGATCCGGCCGAGCTGCTGACTTAG
- a CDS encoding gluconate 2-dehydrogenase subunit 3 family protein has protein sequence MSDDHSNEVSERDGRRERKLAQIDRRGFLKVGGVLIAAGILTSCDASTPREPTPVPPRPLPPSAPESFVPGPYEEVPMTPSEAPDPNVLEFFSSHEARTVEALAATILPGTADDPGAREGGVLNYIDHLLAHRHGFAQPIYRMPPFAEPYFGEEPPEEAEGPQPIWVEADKLPRYGYQSSLTPREIYRKGVQQVDAYCRERFGAPFVELAEGDQEAVVETMAESPGEVFGPVAPGQPQRGGGPQDEVGFHAPALREFFEVVRNHVIEGMFADPLYGGNRNLAGWYLLGYPGAQRAYTPVEFQTEGTVKEPQSIAELPHFHPGQPVNEYVILPVTGSDSRKRRR, from the coding sequence ATGTCAGACGACCACTCGAACGAAGTATCTGAACGAGATGGGAGGCGAGAGCGGAAGCTGGCGCAGATAGACCGGCGCGGATTCCTCAAGGTCGGAGGGGTGCTCATCGCAGCCGGAATCCTGACGTCGTGCGACGCCTCGACGCCGCGGGAACCGACACCCGTCCCGCCTCGGCCCTTGCCGCCCAGCGCCCCCGAGTCGTTCGTACCGGGCCCTTACGAGGAGGTGCCGATGACCCCCTCCGAAGCGCCCGACCCGAACGTCCTCGAGTTCTTCTCGTCGCACGAAGCGCGAACCGTAGAAGCCCTGGCAGCAACCATCCTTCCCGGCACGGCGGACGATCCCGGCGCCCGTGAGGGCGGGGTCCTCAACTACATAGACCACCTGCTGGCCCACCGGCACGGCTTCGCCCAACCGATCTACCGGATGCCTCCGTTCGCCGAACCCTACTTCGGCGAGGAGCCTCCGGAAGAGGCCGAGGGCCCGCAACCTATCTGGGTAGAGGCCGACAAGCTGCCGCGCTACGGATACCAGTCGAGCCTCACGCCTCGAGAGATCTACCGGAAGGGGGTGCAGCAGGTCGACGCCTACTGCCGGGAGCGTTTCGGCGCGCCCTTCGTGGAACTCGCGGAAGGCGACCAGGAGGCCGTGGTGGAGACGATGGCCGAGTCGCCGGGTGAAGTGTTCGGCCCGGTAGCACCGGGGCAGCCGCAGAGGGGTGGCGGCCCACAGGATGAGGTGGGCTTCCATGCGCCGGCTCTTCGGGAGTTCTTCGAAGTAGTGCGTAACCACGTGATCGAGGGGATGTTCGCCGACCCGCTCTACGGCGGCAACAGGAACCTGGCCGGCTGGTACCTGCTCGGCTATCCGGGGGCGCAGCGGGCATACACGCCGGTCGAGTTCCAGACCGAAGGCACCGTCAAGGAGCCGCAGAGCATAGCCGAGCTGCCGCACTTCCATCCGGGCCAACCGGTGAACGAGTACGTGATCCTGCCGGTCACCGGCAGCGACAGCCGGAAGCGCCGCAGATGA